The following coding sequences are from one Manis pentadactyla isolate mManPen7 chromosome 13, mManPen7.hap1, whole genome shotgun sequence window:
- the LOC118934586 gene encoding olfactory receptor 145, producing the protein MPYMRMAAANSSVTEFILAGLTNQPGLQMPLFFLFLGFYVLTVVGNLGLITLIGLNSHLHTPMYFFLHNLSFIDFCYSTVITPKMLMGFVSQKNIISYAGCITQLFFFLFFVVCESFILSAMAYDRYVAICKPLLYMATMSPQVCLLLLLGVYVMGFAGAMAHTACMARLTFCASSLVDHYMCDILPLLERSCASTYVNELVVFIVVGIDIGVPTITIFISYALILSSILCIRSTEGRSKAFSTCSSHIIAVSLFFGSGAFMYLKPSSLLPMNQGKVASLFYTTVVPMLNPLIYSLRNKDVKVALKKTLSRKTFS; encoded by the coding sequence ATGCCTTATATGAGAATGGCAGCTGCGAACTCCTCTGTGACAGAGTTCATCCTCGCAGGCCTGACCAACCAGCCAGGACTCCAGATGCCCCTCTTCTTCCTGTTCCTAGGCTTCTACGTGCTCACCGTGGTGGGGAACCTGGGCTTGATAACCCTGATTGGGCTgaactctcacctgcacacccccatgtactttttccttcaTAACTTATCTTTCATAGATTTCTGCTATTCTACTGTTATCACTCCCAAAATGCTGATGGGTTTTGTCTCCCAGAAGAACATCATCTCCTACGCAGGGTGTATAACTCagctcttcttctttcttttctttgtagtcTGTGAGTCCTTCATCTTGTCAGCGATGGCGTATGACCGCTATGTTGCAATCTGTAAGCCACTGTTGTACATGGCCACCATGTCTCCCCAGGTCTGCTTACTTCTTCTGTTGGGTGTCTATGTGATGGGGTTTGCTGGGGCCATGGCCCACACAGCATGCATGGCAAGACTGACCTTCTGTGCCAGCAGTCTGGTCGACCACTACATGTGTGACATCCTTCCCCTTCTTGAGCGCTCTTGCGCCAGCACCTATGTCAATGAGCTGGTAGTTTTTATCGTTGTGGGCATTGATATTGGTGTTCCCACAATTACCATCTTCATTTCTTATGCcctcatcctctccagcattctCTGTATTCGTTCCacggagggcaggtccaaagccttcAGCACCTGCAGCTCCCACATCAttgctgtttctcttttctttggtTCAGGAGCATTTATGTACCTCAAACCATCCTCTCTTTTACCTATGAACCAGGGGAAAGTAGCCTCCCTGTTTTATACCACGGTGGTGCCCATGCTCAACCCATTAATCTATAGCTTGAGGAATAAGGATGTCAAAGTTGCTCTGAAGAAAACCTTGAGCAGAAAAACATTCTCCTGA
- the LOC118934630 gene encoding olfactory receptor 8B12-like, with the protein MAVDNASSVTEFILAGLTNQPGLQLPLFFLFLGFYMLTMVGNLGLITLIGLNSHLHIPMYIFLCNLSLIDFSFFNAIVPKMLLSFVSKKNIISYAGCMTQLYFFCFFVFSESFILSAMAYDRYVAICKPLLYTVTMSPQMCSLLLLGVYGMGVFGAVAHTGNIVLLTFCADNLVNHYMCDIMPLLELACDSSYINLLVVFIVVTIGIGVPIVTIFISYGFILSSILHISSTEGRSKAFSTCSSHLIVVSLFFGSGAFMYLKPPSVLPLDQGKVSSIFYTAVVPMLNPLIYSLRNKDVKVALKKTLNRKILL; encoded by the coding sequence ATGGCCGTAGACAATGCCTCCTCTGTGACAGAGTTCATCCTCGCGGGCCTGACCAACCAGCCGGGACTCCAGCTCCCCCTCTTCTTCCTGTTCCTAGGCTTCTACATGCTCACCATGGTGGGGAACCTGGGCTTGATAACCCTCATTGGGCTCAACTCCCACCTGCATATTCCCATGTACATTTTCCTCTGCAACTTGTCCCTCATAGATTTTAGTTTCTTTAATGCCATCGTCCCCAAAATGCTTTTGAGTTTTGTCTCCAAGAAGAACATCATTTCCTATGCAGGGTGTATGACTCAGCTCtacttcttctgtttttttgtcttttctgaatCCTTCATCCTGTCAGCCATGGCGTATGACCGCTACGTCGCCATCTGTAAACCCCTGTTGTACACAGTCACCATGTCTCCCCAGATGTGTTCGCTCCTTCTGTTGGGTGTCTATGGGATGGGAGTGTTTGGGGCTGTGGCCCATACGGGAAATATAGTGCTTCTGACCTTTTGTGCCGACAATCTTGTCAATCACTATATGTGTGATATCATGCCCCTCCTTGAGCTTGCCTGCGACAGCTCTTACATAAATTTGCTGGTGGTTTTCATTGTTGTGACCATTGGCATTGGAGTGCCCATTGTTACAATTTTTATCTCTTATGGGTTCATTCTTTCAAGCATTCTCCACATTAGCTCCAccgagggcaggtccaaagccttcAGTACGTGCAGTTCCCACCTGATTGtggtttctcttttctttgggTCAGGAGCTTTCATGTACCTCAAACCACCTTCTGTTTTGCCCCTTGACCAAGGGAAAGTGTCTTCCATATTCTACACTGCAGTGGTGCCCATGCTCAACCCGCtaatctacagcctgaggaataaGGATGTCAAAGTTGCCCTAAAGAAAACCTTGAACAGAAAAATCTTACTTTGA